From a single Dromaius novaehollandiae isolate bDroNov1 chromosome 30, bDroNov1.hap1, whole genome shotgun sequence genomic region:
- the ARMC5 gene encoding armadillo repeat-containing protein 5 isoform X1: MAAEPLGWCVEAVRAAAEPGLGRALRALRGRHTREPGGAARFRERGGLEPLLQLLEPQRPRRTLELALSVLANCCTEAGCRRQARRLGGVPRLVTLLTPGAAESVQNRVSRALANLALEPDGAQAVLEAGAVPALAALTASCSSDGSCLPSAARALRILGGHPGPRRALARAGAARALATRLATLPPGHPAAAAALARALRVMAAHRAAAADHDMAAALPALTVMAAGEGEGEAEGRRAALGALAAACARASLRPALGAAGAVEAVAAAVRRALAAPPGVPGGLARAFCLLCREAVNRARLRAAGGLPLLVALLEDPRARPGRPWVLLALAAFAYDRAALEVLEARGLVPLLVDVLRACADGDGDDGDSDEDEDAASFDLPPLRSPAPGPGAAAGSLRGLKSWLLSEAISPPPSPPAAPPGSTHGCPSPPRRPPRRRPPSLSALALPRAPGMVGGGHPRVGGGYPKVGGGHPGVGGRCLEVGGGHPKVGGGHPKAGGGHPEVGGHTKVGGGHPKAGGGHPGVDGGHPKVGGGHSKIGGGHPEVGGQHPRVGGHPGVDGGHPKVDGGHPKVDGGHPKVGGGHSGVGGGQPEVGGGHPKVGGGHSGVDGGQPEVGGGHPKVGGGHSGVGGGHPKVGRGHPEVGGGHPGADGGHPKVGGGHSGVDGGPPEVGGGHPKVGGGHSGVDGGHPKVGGGHSGVGGGQPEVGGGHPKVGGGQPEVGGGHPGADGGPPGADGGHPGADGGHPGAGGGHPEADGGPPEADGGHPGAGGGHPGAGEAAALLLLGRLAEEPSRALATAPAVGGLLRYLAGAPAPGARALRVLQRLVGHPGCLGPLLAAYVPSLLRSWLLLGVPPARAERLSRAPPDPPGGTRDHPPPRPHPRQARLKELGEGLLRALAAVAASPFGVGLLTHTLRRGAPPARLACATALPLLARPSSPAGGLLWGRGGAAAALAGAVARGPPPAPCRPPPAFAFYAADALGCLRGPPPAHGDEDAEPWGHEDGHGDVAEPWGSEDGHGDVADLWGPTDGDATEPWGRAVTSATCPPPLLSPAAPRPHAAPKRPRASSCPQATPAAADLLPHTSPRPPKRPRMSPSSDVRPPVTPRSSNPPRRAAACPRGSSRASNACAQPSSCSPGSPRASSPRPQASPRPQVSSRSSNPHPQPSARSSDCHRQLSCPPASPRSSSPRPRPPPRSSNTRPQPSCPLTSPRSSNPRPQPSSGSSNPHPQPSAKSSNPRPQPSPRSSNPDLQPSSRSSNHHPQPSCPLTTPRSSNSHPQPPLRSSNCHPQPSCPLTSPRSSNSHPQPSPRSSNPHPQPSCPLMSPRSSNAHPQPSARSSNTHPQPSSRSSNPDPQPSSRSSNHHPQPSCPLMSPRSSNPRPQPSARSSNTDLQPSSRSSNCHPQASYPPTSSRSSNPHHHVSPCSPASPRSSSPCPQPSSRSSNPHPQPSCPPTYPGSSNPRPQPSSRSSNPHPHVSLCSPTSPRSSSPCPQPSPGPPTSPRSSSPHHQPPPRSSSPCPQPSPGPPTSPRSSSPRPQPAPRSSNPHHEPSPGPPTSPRSSSRCPQPSPGPPTSPRSSSPHHQPPPRSSSPHHEPSPGPPTSPRSSSPCPQPSPGPPRSPRSSSPRPQPPPRSSSRCPQPSPGPPTSPRSSSPRPQPPPRSSSPRPHVSPCPPTSPRSSNRRPRPPPRSSSPPACPYARAPHDLLLLPDGAPPGLPACRGALARGSPVLAAMLEGAFAEARQAAVALRCAPRRPLLLLLHHLHGCRGAAGCPRLRPPLPAAAAGAAVALARRYLVPGLEAVMAAGVAASPSGLWALAERWACGALALRAARELLEGPPQSVAPRLAQVARVARCPNRLARALLAVVAPPGLRPRLDMGEPWGGGDPLLRLPGEPPREDLGDPLEDLEDPLEDLEDPLEDHESPLEDLEDPLEDLGDPLEDHENPLEDLRNSTGDLRDPLEDLEDPLEDLEDPLDLRNPLEDLEDPLEDHENPLEDLRNSTGDLRDPLEDLEDPLEDHENPLEDLKDPLEDLEDPLDLRNPLEDLEDPLEDHENPLEDLRNSTGDLRDPLEDLGDPLEDLRDPLEDLGDPPEDLGDPLEDLEDPLEDLGDPPEDLGDPLEDLGEGEDPFGDTPAGAGDPVEEDEEAMEVEGPP, translated from the exons atggcggcggaGCCGCTGGGCTGGTGCGTGGAGgcggtgcgggcggcggcggagccggggctgggccgggcgctgagggcgctgcgcggccgccaCACGCGagagcccggcggcgccgcccgcttCCGCGAGCGCGGCGGCCTGGAgccgctgctgcagctgctggagcccCAGCGGCCCCGCCGCACCCTCGAGCTGGCCCTCAGCGTCCTCGCCAACTGCTGCACCGAGGCCGGCTGCCGCCGCCAGGCCCGTCGCCTCGGAGGGGTGCCCCGCCTCG tGACCCTGCTGACCCCCGGGGCGGCGGAGAGCGTGCAGAACCGGGTGTCGCGGGCCCTGGCCAACCTGGCGCTGGAGCCCGACGGGGCCCAGGCCGTCCTCGAGGCCG GGGCGGTGCCGGCCCTGGCGGCCCTGACGGCCTCCTGCTCCTCCGACGGCTCCTGCCTGCCCAGCGCCGCCCGGGCCCTACGGATCCTGGGGGGCCACCCGGGCCCCCGGCGGGCCTTGGCGCGagccggcgccgcccgcgcctTGGCCACCCGCTTGGCCACCCTGCCGCCcggccaccccgccgccgccgccgccctggcccGGGCCCTGCGCGTCATGGCCGcccaccgcgccgccgccgccgaccaCGACATGGCCGCCGCCTTGCCCGCCCTGACCGTCATGGCCGccggcgagggcgagggcgaggccgaagGCCGGCGGGCCGCGTTGGGTGCCTTGGCGGCCGCCTGCGCCCGGGCCTCGCTCCGGCCGGCGTTGGGTGCCGCCGGCGCCGTGGAggccgtggcggcggcggtgcggcgggcgctggcggccCCGCCGGGTGTTCCCGGCGGCCTGGCCCGCGCGTTCTGCCTGTTGTGCCGCGAAGCCGTCAACCGGGCCCGGctgcgggcggccggcgggctcCCGTTGTTGGTGGCGTTGTTGGAGGacccgcgggcccggcccgggcgccccTGGGTGCTGTTGGCCTTGGCGGCTTTCGCCTACGACCGGGCGGCCCTGGAGGTGCTGGAGGCCCGCGGCCTCGTCCCCCTCCTCGTCGACGTCCTCCGGGCCTGcgccgacggcgacggcgacgaCGGGGACAGTGACGAGGACGAGGACGCCGCCTCCTTCGACCTGCCGCCCCTACGGTCGCcagcgccggggcccggggcggccgccggcagcctgCGGGGGCTCAa GTCCTGGCTGCTCTCCGAAGCCATctccccgcccccctccccccccgccgccccccccggcagcacccacgggtgcccctcgcccccccgccgccccccccgccgccgccccccgtcCCTGAGCGCCCTGGCGCTGCCGCGGGCCCCGGgcatggtggggggggggcacccaagggtgggtgGGGGGTACCCAAAagtgggtggggggcacccaggggtagGTGGGAGGTGCCTAGAGGTGGGTGGGGGTCACCCAAAGGTAGGTGGGGGTCACCCAAAAGCGGGTGGGGGTCACCCAGAGGTGGGGGGGCACACAAAAGTAGGTGGGGGGCACCCAAAAGCGGGTGGGGGTCACCCAGGGGTAGATGGGGGGCACCCAAAGGTAGGTGGGGGTCACTCAAAGATAGGTGGGGGTCACCCAGAGGTGGGGGGGCAGCACCCAAGagtgggggggcacccaggggtggatGGGGGACACCCAAAGGTAGATGGGGGACACCCAAAGGTAGATGGGGGTCACCCAAAAGTGGGTGGGGGTCACTCAGGGGTGGGTGGGGGTCAGCCAGAAGTAGGGGGGGGTCACCCAAAAGTGGGTGGGGGTCACTCAGGGGTAGATGGGGGTCAGCCAGAAGTAGGGGGGGGTCACCCAAAAGTGGGTGGGGGTCACTCAGGGGTGGGTGGGGGTCACCCAAAAGTGGGTAGGGGTCACCCAGAAGTAGGGGGGGGTCACCCAGGGGCAGATGGGGGTCACCCAAAAGTGGGTGGGGGTCACTCAGGGGTCGATGGGGGTCCCCCAGAAGTAGGGGGGGGTCACCCAAAAGTGGGTGGGGGTCACTCAGGGGTAGATGGGGGTCACCCAAAAGTGGGTGGGGGTCACTCAGGGGTGGGTGGGGGTCAGCCAGAAGTAGGGGGGGGTCACCCAAAAGTGGGTGGGGGTCAGCCAGAAGTAGGGGGGGGTCACCCAGGGGCAGATGGGGGTCCCCCAGGGGCAGATGGGGGTCACCCAGGGGCAgatggggggcacccaggggcaGGTGGGGGTCACCCAGAGGCAGATGGGGGTCCCCCAGAGGCAgatggggggcacccaggggcgggcggggggcacccgggggcgggcgaggcggcggcgctgctgctgctggggcggCTGGCGGAGGAGCCGAGCCGGGCGCTGGCCACGGCGCCGGCGGTGGGGGGGCTGCTGCGGTACCTGGCGggggcccccgccccgggcgcccggGCCCTACGGGTGCTGCAGCGCCTCGTGGGCcaccccggatgcctgggcccgctGCTGGCCGCCTACGTCCCCTCGCTGCtgcgctcctggctgctgctcggcgtccccccggcccgcgccgagCGCCTCTCCcgggccccccccgacccccccggcggcACCCGCGACcacccgccgccgcgcccccacccccgccagGCCCGCCTCAAGGAGCTGG GGGAGGGGCTGctgcgggcgctggcggcggtggcggcgtcGCCCTTCGGCGTGGGGCTGCTGACCCACAcgctgcgccgcggggcccccccggcccgcctgGCCTGCGCCACCGCCCTGCCCCTGCTCGCCAG GCCCTCGTCGCCGgccggggggctgctgtggggccgggggggggcggcggcggccctggcgGGGGCGGTGGCTcgtggccccccccccgcgccctgccgcccccccccggccttcGCCTTCTACGCCGCCGACGCCCTGGGCTGCCTGCGGGGACCCCCCCCG gCGCACGGGGACGAGGACGCCGAGCCCTGGGGACACGAGGACGGACACGGGGACGTCGCCGAGCCGTGGGGCAGCGAGGACGGACACGGGGACGTCGCCGACCTCTGGGGCCCCACGGACGGGGACGCCACGGAGCCGTGGGGACGCGCGGTGACGTCGGccacctgccccccacccctgctgTCCCCCGCGGCCCCCCGTCCCCACGCGGCCCCCAAACGTCCCCGCGCGTCCTCGTGTCCCCAAGcaacccccgccgccgccgatctcctgccccacacgtcccccaGGCCCCCCAAGCGTCCCCGGATGTCCCCAAGCTCCGACGTCCGTCCCCCGGTGACCCCGAGGTCCTCCAACCCCCCTCGCCGAGCGGCCGCCTGTCCCCGGGGGTCCTCGAGGGCCTCCAACGCCTGTGCGCAACCGTCGTCTTGTTCTCCGGGGTCCCCCAGGGCCTCCAGCCCCCGTCCCCaagcgtccccgcgtccccaggTGTCCTCAAGGTCCTCCAACCCCCATCCGCAACCATCCGCAAGGTCCTCCGACTGTCACCGCCAACTGTCTTGTCCCCCAGCGTCCCCAAGGTCCTCCAGCCCCCGTCCCCGACCACCTCCAAGGTCCTCCAACACCCGTCCGCAACCGTCTTGTCCTCTGACGTCCCCAAGGTCCTCCAACCCCCGTCCCCAACCATCCTCAGGGTCCTCCAATCCCCATCCGCAACCATCCGCAAAGTCCTCCAACCCCCGTCCCCAACCATCCCCGAGGTCCTCCAACCCTGATCTGCAACCATCTTCAAGGTCCTCCAACCATCACCCCCAACCGTCTTGTCCTTTGACGACCCCAAGGTCCTCCAACAGCCATCCCCAGCCACCTCTAAGGTCCTCCAACTGTCACCCCCAACCGTCTTGTCCTCTGACGTCCCCAAGGTCCTCCAACAGCCATCCTCAACCATCCCCAAGGTCCTCCAACCCCCATCCCCAACCGTCTTGTCCTTTGATGTCCCCAAGGTCCTCCAACGCCCATCCCCAACCATCCGCAAGGTCCTCCAACACCCATCCGCAACCATCCTCAAGGTCCTCCAACCCTGATCCGCAACCGTCTTCAAGGTCCTCCAACCATCACCCCCAACCGTCTTGTCCTTTGATGTCCCCAAGGTCCTCCAACCCCCGTCCCCAACCATCCGCAAGGTCCTCCAACACCGATCTGCAACCATCTTCAAGGTCCTCCAACTGTCACCCCCAAGCGTCTTATCCTCCGACGTCCTCAAGGTCCTCCAACCCCCATCACCACGTGTCACCGTGTTCTCCAGCGTCCCCAAGGTCCTCTAGCCCCTGTCCCCAACCATCCTCAAGGTCCTCCAACCCCCATCCCCAACCATCTTGTCCGCCAACGTACCCAGGGTCCTCCAACCCCCGTCCCCAACCATCTTCAAGGTCCTCCAACCCCCATCCCCACGTGTCACTGTGTTCTCCAACGTCCCCAAGGTCCTCCAGCCCCTGTCCCCAACCATCTCCTGGTCCTCCAACGTCCCCAAGGTCCTCCAGTCCCCACCACCAACCACCGCCGAGGTCCTCCAGCCCCTGTCCCCAACCATCTCCTGGTCCTCCAACGTCCCCAAGGTCCTCCAGCCCCCGTCCCCAACCAGCGCCGAGGTCCTCCAACCCCCATCACGAACCATCTCCTGGACCTCCAACATCTCCAAGGTCCTCCAGCCGCTGTCCCCAACCATCTCCTGGTCCTCCAACATCCCCAAGGTCCTCCAGTCCCCACCACCAACCACCGCCGAGGTCCTCCAGCCCCCATCACGAACCATCTCCTGGTCCTCCAACGTCCCCAAGGTCCTCCAGCCCCTGTCCCCAACCATCTCCTGGTCCTCCAAGGTCCCCAAGGTCCTCCAGCCCCCGTCCCCAACCACCGCCGAGGTCCTCCAGCCGCTGTCCCCAACCATCTCCTGGTCCTCCAACGTCCCCAAGGTCCTCCAGCCCCCGTCCCCAACCACCGCCGAGGTCCTCCAGCCCCCGTCCGCACGTGTCACCGTGTCCTCCGACGTCCCCGAGGTCCTCCAACCGCcgtccccgcccgccgccgcggtccTCCAGCCCCCCGGCCTGCCCCTACGCCCGGGCGCCCCacgacctgctgctgctgcccgacggggcccccccgggcctgCCGGCCTGCCGGGGGGCCTTGGCCCGCGGCTCCCCGGTGCTGGCGGCCATGTTGGAGGGCGCCTTCGCCGAGGCCCGCCAGGCCGCCGTAGCCCTGCGctgcgccccccgccgccccctcctcctcctcctccaccacctccacggctgccggggggccgccgggtgcccccgcctccgccccccgctcccggccgccgccgcgggggccgccgtgGCCCTGGCCCGCCGCTACCTGGTGCCGGGCCTGGAGGCCGTCATGGCCGCCGGCGTGGCGGCCTCTCCCAGCGGCCTCTGGGCCTTGGCCGAGCGCTGGGCCTGCGGCGCCCTGGCCTTGCGGGCGgcccgggagctgctggaggggccgCCCCAGAGCGTGGCCCCCCGGCTGGCCCAGGTGGCCCGGGTGGCCCGGTGTCCCAACCGCCTGGCCCGGGCGCTGCTGGCCGTGgtggcccccccggggctgcggccccgcctcGACATGGGGgagccgtggggcgggggggacccGCTGCTGCGGCTGCCCGGGGAGCCGCCCCGGGAGGACCTCGGGGACCCCTTGGAGGACCTCGAGGACCCATTGGAGGACCTCGAGGACCCCTTGGAGGACCATGAGAGCCCCTTGGAGGACCTTGAGGACCCCTTGGAGGACCTCGGGGACCCCTTGGAGGACCATGAGAACCCCTTGGAGGACCTCAGGAACTCCACAGGGGACCTCAGGGACCCCTTGGAGGACCTCGAGGACCCCTTGGAGGACCTCGAGGACCCCTTGGACCTCAGGAACCCTCTGGAGGACCTCGAGGACCCCTTGGAGGACCATGAGAACCCCTTGGAGGACCTCAGGAACTCCACAGGGGACCTCAGGGACCCCTTGGAGGACCTCGAGGACCCCTTGGAGGACCATGAGAACCCCTTGGAGGACCTCAAGGATCCCTTGGAGGACCTCGAGGACCCCTTGGACCTCAGGAACCCTCTGGAGGACCTTGAGGACC